DNA from bacterium:
CATCAGACCTTTTTCTTATTTTGGTCTATTGTCTTAAGGTCTGTAGTCTGTGGTCTGCTTAAGGTTTGCAAAAGATAAGCCAATGTTCGCAATTAAGACAGATTTAGTTAAAAAGGTGAGTAGTTACCAATTATTTTATAACCCCAAGCTTGCCATAAGACTTGTTTCCCTCTTTGTCAGCTACCATAAAAATATAAACCCCTGAGGCTACATTTTCAATATCCCAATATATCCTTCCTATGTTCTGAGAGTCTAATAAATATTTTATATTTTCTCCCTTGATGTTGTAAATATAAACCTCTCCTCCCCTTTCTACTTCAAAGAATACCCTCTTTGTTTGATTTAAATTTATTGGATTTGGAAAAACCTTACCTTTTGTGATATGGGAGATTAAAAATTCTATTCTAAAGCCTGATAAGCTTCCATTAAAGTATCTTAAGGATGGATTTGTGTAATCATCTAAAAGAGAATTCCCTGTTGAGCCTGGGAATGGGTCGCCTGAATCTCCTAAATTTCCTCCATCTGCTTGGAGAATGGCAAGGTTGGTAAGATTATTCAAAAGTCCTTGATAGTGCCAAACAAGAAATCCCCTGCCAGGAAGACCAGCTTCATCCCTCTTTTCAACCAGGAAGCATTCTACGCCAAGAATTCCAAGCTGATAAACAGGGTGGTTTAATCTTGGGTTAATGGCTATTGTTGTCGCAATTGTTGAATCTGTCCATCCAAGGTTAATCCTGGAATATGGATCTGGCCAGGCTGGATAATCACCCTGACCATTATAGCACCCTATATCCATTAAAGACCAAGGTCCAGCATTGGGATTCATATCAGGCAATCCAAGCTGATGGGCAAACTCATGACACCATACACCAAAGGCTGATATCCCAAAATTCTCTATCTCGGGGATGACTGAAATTGTTCCAAAATTTCGGGAATAAATTTGATCAAAGTCGTTTATTGTCGTTTCCTCTCCAGCTTGTGAATGGAGAATCATAATTGCATGATAAGGAGAAAAATCAATCCCACTTATTGCTATTGCATCATTCTTTAGGTTTGTTAAGTCTTCCTACTTTCCCTTGCCATAATAACCCATTGTCTCTGTTAAAGCAAAGGTTGTTGTAATGCTGCAAGAAAGGGCTAATTTTCCATAGGAAACATTCTGGTAATAGGTATTCATTCTTTCTGCAAGATTTTTAAAATAATCGCTATCCTTTGTGAATTTAACATCCGAAAACTCTATCCTTAAAAATATTACTGAAATCGTTCCAGATGGAGGAAGTGCCT
Protein-coding regions in this window:
- a CDS encoding T9SS type A sorting domain-containing protein, which gives rise to MILHSQAGEETTINDFDQIYSRNFGTISVIPEIENFGISAFGVWCHEFAHQLGLPDMNPNAGPWSLMDIGCYNGQGDYPAWPDPYSRINLGWTDSTIATTIAINPRLNHPVYQLGILGVECFLVEKRDEAGLPGRGFLVWHYQGLLNNLTNLAILQADGGNLGDSGDPFPGSTGNSLLDDYTNPSLRYFNGSLSGFRIEFLISHITKGKVFPNPINLNQTKRVFFEVERGGEVYIYNIKGENIKYLLDSQNIGRIYWDIENVASGVYIFMVADKEGNKSYGKLGVIK